The following proteins are encoded in a genomic region of Methylibium petroleiphilum PM1:
- a CDS encoding YajQ family cyclic di-GMP-binding protein, whose amino-acid sequence MPSFDTVLEPNLVEVRNAVDQSSKEIGTRFDFKGSSARVELKDKDITLYADSDFQLSQVMDILTLKLTKRSVDARFLDSSAKIEKIGGDKVKQVLKVKEGIDSETAKKIQQLIKASKMKVQAAIQGDAVRVTGAKRDDLQAAMALIRKDVADVPLSFNNFRD is encoded by the coding sequence ATGCCCAGCTTCGATACCGTGCTAGAACCCAACCTCGTCGAGGTGCGCAACGCGGTCGACCAGAGCAGCAAGGAGATCGGCACGCGCTTCGATTTCAAGGGCTCGTCGGCGCGCGTGGAGCTCAAGGACAAGGACATCACGCTCTACGCCGACAGCGACTTCCAGCTCTCGCAGGTGATGGACATCCTCACGCTCAAGCTCACCAAGCGCAGCGTCGACGCGCGCTTCCTCGACAGCAGCGCCAAGATCGAGAAGATCGGCGGCGACAAGGTCAAGCAGGTGCTCAAGGTCAAGGAAGGCATCGACAGCGAGACGGCGAAGAAGATCCAGCAACTGATCAAGGCCAGCAAGATGAAGGTGCAGGCCGCGATCCAGGGCGACGCGGTGCGCGTCACCGGCGCCAAGCGCGACGACCTGCAGGCGGCGATGGCGCTGATCCGCAAGGACGTGGCCGACGTGCCGCTGTCGTTCAACAACTTCCGCGACTGA
- a CDS encoding retropepsin-like aspartic protease family protein: protein MRAALLSAVLILAAAGAAAQQPSRRVALSGSMGSRALLVIDGDAPRAVAVGSTVQGVKLLSVNEAQAVVEIDGRRQTLRLGEAAVNLGGAASAGSGTQITLSSDANGHFQAQGQINGRGVLFLVDTGATMISMGQDEAERLGLAYKNGERIGLRTANGNTVGYRISLNTVRVGDVEVHNVAAVVQPQPMPFILLGNSFLTRFQMKRENDTLLLQRRY, encoded by the coding sequence ATGCGCGCCGCACTGCTGTCGGCCGTGCTGATCCTCGCCGCGGCCGGGGCGGCGGCGCAGCAGCCCTCACGTCGCGTGGCCCTGAGCGGCAGCATGGGCAGCCGCGCGCTGCTGGTGATCGACGGCGATGCGCCACGCGCGGTGGCGGTGGGCAGCACCGTGCAGGGCGTCAAGTTGCTCAGCGTGAACGAGGCGCAGGCGGTGGTCGAGATCGACGGCCGGCGGCAGACGCTGCGCCTCGGCGAAGCGGCGGTGAACCTGGGCGGCGCGGCCAGCGCCGGCAGCGGCACCCAGATCACCCTCAGCAGCGACGCCAACGGCCACTTCCAGGCCCAGGGCCAGATCAACGGCCGTGGCGTGCTGTTCCTGGTGGACACCGGCGCGACCATGATTTCGATGGGGCAGGACGAGGCCGAGCGCCTGGGCCTGGCCTACAAGAACGGCGAGCGCATCGGCCTGCGCACCGCCAACGGCAACACCGTGGGCTACCGCATCTCGCTGAACACGGTGCGGGTCGGTGACGTCGAGGTGCACAACGTGGCGGCGGTGGTGCAGCCCCAGCCGATGCCCTTCATCCTGCTCGGCAACAGCTTCCTGACGCGCTTCCAGATGAAGCGCGAGAACGACACGCTGCTGCTGCAGCGGCGCTACTGA